The proteins below come from a single Geobacillus thermoleovorans genomic window:
- a CDS encoding Gfo/Idh/MocA family protein, with translation MVRFATIGTNWITEAFIGAAQLVDSIELAAVYSRTEETAKRFAEKVGAPRTFTDLHELASSPDIDAVYIASPNALHAEQAILLMNHGKHVLCEKPLASNAREVKAMIEAAERNGVVLMEAMKATLLPTFRSIREHLPKLGRIRRYVANYCQYSSRYDAYKQGTVLNAFNPAFSNGALMDLGVYCLYPMVVLFGQPRGVKAQSVKLESGVDGEGSIVLDYGDMDAVVFYSKITNSHLPSEIQGEDGNMIIDAIHTPTKAEIRYRDGRVEDITAPQDKPPMYYEAQEFIRLIENGERESAVNSHRHSLWTMEIMDEARKQTGIVFPADER, from the coding sequence ATGGTGCGATTCGCGACAATCGGCACAAACTGGATCACCGAAGCGTTTATTGGCGCCGCGCAGCTCGTCGATTCCATTGAACTCGCCGCCGTCTACTCGCGGACGGAGGAAACAGCGAAGCGTTTTGCCGAGAAAGTCGGAGCGCCGCGCACGTTCACTGATTTACACGAACTGGCGAGCAGCCCTGACATTGATGCGGTCTACATCGCGAGCCCGAACGCACTTCATGCCGAGCAGGCGATCTTGCTCATGAATCACGGCAAGCACGTCTTATGCGAAAAACCGCTCGCCTCCAATGCGAGAGAAGTCAAAGCGATGATCGAAGCGGCGGAGCGAAACGGCGTCGTATTGATGGAAGCGATGAAAGCGACGCTGCTTCCCACATTCCGGTCCATCCGCGAGCACTTGCCGAAACTCGGCCGCATCCGCCGCTACGTGGCGAACTATTGCCAATACTCATCGCGCTATGACGCCTATAAGCAAGGAACGGTGCTCAACGCCTTCAACCCAGCTTTCTCCAACGGGGCGTTGATGGACCTTGGCGTCTATTGCCTGTACCCGATGGTCGTTTTGTTTGGCCAGCCCCGTGGCGTGAAGGCGCAAAGCGTGAAGCTCGAATCCGGCGTTGATGGCGAGGGTTCGATCGTGCTCGATTACGGCGACATGGACGCGGTCGTCTTTTATTCGAAAATCACGAACTCGCACTTGCCTTCGGAGATTCAAGGGGAAGACGGAAACATGATCATCGACGCCATCCACACACCAACCAAAGCGGAAATCCGCTACCGCGACGGGCGCGTCGAGGACATCACCGCGCCGCAGGACAAGCCGCCGATGTATTATGAAGCACAAGAGTTTATCCGTTTGATCGAAAACGGAGAACGCGAATCGGCCGTCAACTCGCACCGCCATTCGCTTTGGACGATGGAAATCATGGACGAAGCGCGAAAACAAACCGGCATCGTGTTCCCGGCCGACGAGCGATAA
- a CDS encoding DUF4275 family protein produces MELFHQLARRNIKIRKQSGFGAQWRQQWEKVFAGHLTVEEKQHIHLHNRNGVNGYLWHVFSYKMRDCLTEEEAETAFDQEEKTCCYLFFQYGDDAFKVEDASVLKAADLAAENAKIDLYVVDSEFNWTFVMTHESGWLGPYFSRR; encoded by the coding sequence ATGGAGTTATTTCATCAGTTAGCTCGCCGAAACATCAAAATCCGCAAACAGTCCGGTTTCGGAGCGCAATGGCGACAACAGTGGGAAAAGGTGTTTGCCGGCCATTTGACTGTGGAAGAAAAACAACACATCCACCTTCATAATCGGAATGGAGTCAACGGCTACTTATGGCATGTGTTCAGCTATAAAATGAGAGACTGTTTAACGGAAGAAGAAGCGGAGACGGCGTTTGATCAAGAAGAGAAAACGTGCTGCTATCTTTTCTTTCAATATGGTGACGATGCGTTCAAAGTGGAGGACGCTTCCGTCTTGAAAGCCGCTGATCTGGCAGCGGAAAACGCCAAGATCGATCTATACGTGGTGGACAGCGAGTTCAACTGGACGTTTGTCATGACGCATGAAAGCGGATGGCTTGGCCCGTATTTTAGCAGAAGGTAA